Proteins from a single region of Lysinibacillus sp. JNUCC-52:
- a CDS encoding C40 family peptidase: MLKSQKWRILALSTIATSFFAIQTAEAATYTVQKGDTLSKIAQTHQVTIQDIKKWNNLSKDTIYVAQKLEITKQATAETVKPSKPTTETVKPSKPTTTTPSKPSTAVHTVIKGDTLSKIAKQYNVTLKELKDWNGIENDTIYIGQVLKISPVAVIPEGDTIHNNVTSDTGAPSKVTNQDPTANGQAIYKKTVELANKLIGTPYLYGGNTPEGLDCSGFIFYAFNQGGLKIGRDSSEGYFNNSTTQVKNPVPGDLVFFENTYKEGISHMGIYLGNNKFIHAGTDGVELSDVTYSYWSTRLVAYKRFDTVK; this comes from the coding sequence ATGCTAAAATCACAAAAATGGAGAATTCTCGCTTTAAGCACTATTGCTACTTCATTTTTTGCAATACAAACTGCAGAAGCTGCAACATATACAGTACAAAAAGGCGATACGTTATCCAAAATCGCCCAAACCCACCAAGTGACAATTCAAGACATAAAAAAATGGAACAATTTATCAAAGGATACGATTTATGTAGCCCAAAAACTAGAGATTACAAAGCAGGCGACAGCTGAAACGGTAAAACCGTCAAAACCTACAACGGAAACAGTTAAACCGTCAAAGCCAACAACAACTACACCTTCTAAGCCATCGACTGCCGTTCATACAGTTATTAAAGGCGATACGCTCTCGAAAATTGCAAAGCAATACAATGTGACATTAAAAGAGCTTAAAGATTGGAATGGAATAGAGAACGACACGATTTATATTGGACAAGTGTTAAAAATTTCTCCAGTAGCCGTAATACCCGAGGGTGATACAATACATAACAATGTGACTTCAGATACGGGGGCACCATCAAAAGTAACAAATCAAGATCCGACAGCGAATGGACAGGCTATATACAAAAAAACGGTGGAACTGGCTAATAAACTAATTGGAACGCCATATCTTTATGGCGGAAACACACCAGAAGGTCTTGATTGCAGTGGATTTATTTTTTACGCTTTCAATCAAGGCGGTTTGAAAATTGGACGAGATAGCAGCGAAGGCTATTTCAATAACAGTACAACGCAAGTGAAAAATCCTGTACCAGGAGACTTAGTATTTTTTGAAAATACGTATAAAGAAGGTATTTCTCATATGGGTATTTACCTCGGTAACAATAAATTTATCCACGCAGGTACGGATGGTGTAGAACTTTCTGATGTTACGTACTCTTACTGGTCAACTAGATTAGTAGCTTATAAACGATTCGATACAGTGAAATAA
- the brnQ gene encoding branched-chain amino acid transport system II carrier protein: MRNILIFIKENLAVGLLLFALFLGAGNIIFPPLLGQQAGEHITIAMIGFLITGVGLPLLAIVAVAKAGGDLQLLSSRVHPVFGIIFTSIVYLAIGPFFAVPRTGSVSYEIGIAPFLSEAAQAHWAPLFITSIVFFAFILYLAFNPSKLVDRVGKILTPALLIVILLLAVKSFITPMGEAGMAVGKYNVSPFSEGFVQGYLTMDVLSALVFGIVILQALSDMGMKDTKKQVKTTIFAGIVAAIGLAFVYISLGYIGNTSIGAIGTSDNGGVIIAKSAEYLFGSFGSIILSLTILLACISTAVGLLTANAQFFNKLFPKISYKTFLIVFTLLSVAITNVGLSTIINTSLPVLLIIYPLAMVLMVLSLADHFFNGGRIVYILALIPTFFVSVYDGLKQMEIKITSYENILKALPLYEQSLGWLVPAMIGALIGFIIHKLFKKN; the protein is encoded by the coding sequence ATGAGAAACATCTTGATTTTCATCAAAGAGAATTTAGCTGTAGGCTTACTACTTTTTGCCTTGTTCCTAGGGGCGGGCAACATTATCTTTCCACCGTTACTAGGCCAACAAGCCGGTGAACATATTACAATTGCTATGATTGGATTTTTAATAACGGGTGTAGGTTTACCATTACTTGCTATTGTCGCTGTTGCAAAAGCAGGTGGCGACTTACAGCTACTTTCAAGTCGTGTTCACCCTGTTTTCGGAATCATTTTCACTTCAATTGTCTATTTAGCAATCGGGCCATTTTTCGCCGTTCCGCGTACTGGCTCTGTGTCTTACGAAATCGGCATTGCACCATTTCTTTCAGAGGCAGCACAAGCACATTGGGCTCCTCTATTTATTACATCGATCGTATTTTTTGCGTTTATACTTTATTTAGCCTTCAATCCTTCTAAACTAGTAGATCGTGTAGGCAAGATTTTAACCCCTGCACTCTTAATAGTTATTTTACTATTAGCTGTTAAAAGCTTTATTACACCAATGGGTGAAGCAGGAATGGCTGTTGGGAAATACAATGTTTCGCCATTTTCCGAGGGCTTTGTTCAAGGCTATTTAACGATGGATGTTCTCAGTGCACTTGTTTTTGGTATTGTCATTTTACAAGCTTTAAGTGATATGGGAATGAAAGATACTAAAAAGCAAGTTAAAACAACAATTTTTGCAGGCATTGTGGCTGCCATTGGTTTAGCCTTCGTATATATTTCACTTGGCTATATCGGCAATACAAGTATAGGAGCAATAGGTACATCTGATAATGGTGGCGTCATCATCGCAAAATCTGCAGAATACCTTTTCGGCAGCTTCGGAAGTATTATTTTATCTCTTACTATTTTATTAGCTTGTATTTCTACTGCTGTCGGCTTATTGACAGCCAATGCACAGTTCTTTAATAAGCTTTTCCCAAAAATTTCATATAAAACGTTCTTAATCGTATTTACATTATTAAGTGTAGCCATTACAAATGTTGGATTATCAACAATTATTAATACATCACTACCCGTACTACTAATTATTTATCCACTGGCAATGGTTTTAATGGTGTTATCGCTTGCTGATCATTTCTTTAATGGTGGACGAATTGTTTACATTTTAGCGTTAATTCCAACATTCTTTGTTAGTGTTTATGACGGCTTAAAACAAATGGAAATTAAAATTACTTCCTATGAAAATATTTTAAAAGCATTACCACTGTACGAGCAAAGTCTTGGTTGGCTTGTCCCTGCAATGATCGGTGCGCTTATCGGCTTCATTATTCATAAGCTTTTCAAGAAAAACTAA
- a CDS encoding S41 family peptidase → MKKVLWSFLFVLSFVIFPLSNASAANNNDQQLVEEIKEIITENYVGKINGDLQKATTISDIINMLDPYSTYFTKQEFEEFMNSINLSTIGIGVVIEEHDDGIHILQVIDEGGASDAGVEAGDIIISINGQSIVGNSIEEASSLLIGNEGTQVQVKLLHENGSTSTKTITRKKFTLPNVESALLFGNVGYIAMSSFSEDGAQLVKEALIQLKQRGATSFILDLQNNGGGYVTTAEELTGLFPKAKIAYLLQEAHASYEVRAKQQNVKFPADTRILVNRYSASASEMLSASLQDQQSAILYGETTYGKGAMQGFYELHDGSYLKLTVGKFTGPAGHTINEVGVKPNIQTKTAPIFQAHYDAIKAQYKDYQELTSLKNVPTTKTFTVKFSQAFSTPIPEGSVQLVALGGDEVPFTTKVEKDNSLIIKPAEPLVEGQEYMLLVHPTIQKSSGDKLQKGIYLHIAVTN, encoded by the coding sequence ATGAAAAAAGTATTATGGTCTTTCTTGTTCGTATTGAGCTTTGTCATTTTTCCATTATCAAACGCTTCTGCTGCAAATAATAATGACCAGCAACTAGTTGAAGAAATAAAAGAAATTATAACAGAAAACTATGTTGGGAAAATTAATGGAGATCTACAAAAGGCAACAACCATTTCTGACATTATTAATATGTTAGACCCTTATTCAACATATTTTACTAAACAAGAATTTGAAGAATTTATGAATAGCATCAATCTATCCACAATTGGTATTGGTGTTGTTATTGAGGAACATGATGATGGAATACACATTTTACAAGTAATCGACGAAGGTGGAGCATCTGATGCAGGTGTCGAGGCTGGAGATATCATCATTTCCATTAACGGTCAATCCATAGTAGGTAACTCCATAGAAGAAGCCTCTTCCCTACTAATCGGTAATGAAGGTACACAAGTACAGGTTAAGCTATTACACGAGAACGGGTCTACATCCACAAAAACAATTACACGTAAAAAATTCACACTGCCAAACGTAGAATCTGCTTTATTATTTGGTAATGTTGGTTACATAGCAATGTCTTCTTTCTCTGAAGATGGTGCGCAACTAGTAAAAGAGGCACTGATTCAGCTTAAACAGCGTGGCGCTACTTCTTTTATTTTGGATTTACAAAATAATGGCGGTGGCTATGTTACAACAGCAGAAGAGCTTACTGGTTTATTTCCTAAAGCAAAAATAGCTTATTTATTGCAAGAAGCACATGCCTCTTACGAAGTACGTGCTAAGCAACAAAACGTTAAATTTCCAGCAGATACTCGTATTTTAGTAAATCGATATAGTGCAAGTGCATCTGAAATGCTCTCAGCTTCGTTACAAGATCAACAATCTGCCATTCTATATGGTGAAACTACTTACGGTAAAGGGGCTATGCAAGGCTTCTATGAATTGCATGACGGTAGTTATTTAAAGCTTACTGTCGGTAAATTTACTGGTCCTGCAGGTCATACAATTAATGAAGTAGGTGTGAAGCCTAATATACAAACGAAGACTGCTCCAATTTTCCAAGCACATTATGATGCTATTAAGGCACAATACAAAGATTATCAAGAACTAACTAGCCTAAAAAATGTACCTACTACTAAAACGTTTACTGTGAAGTTTTCACAGGCATTCTCTACACCAATTCCTGAAGGAAGCGTACAGCTAGTTGCTTTAGGTGGAGATGAAGTTCCATTTACAACAAAGGTGGAAAAAGATAATTCCTTAATTATTAAACCTGCTGAACCACTTGTTGAAGGGCAAGAATACATGCTGCTTGTGCATCCAACTATTCAAAAATCTTCAGGTGACAAACTACAAAAGGGGATTTATCTCCATATAGCAGTAACTAATTAA
- a CDS encoding TetR/AcrR family transcriptional regulator, which translates to MARGRKINSNGERSKQLLLEKAVELFSERGYYATKISDIVKAADVTQPTFYLYFKSKESLYNDLNIKFQQGFNEIMSNQNEEVEKGIEGFIQMLEQKLYLLFLYIIENPKLTKIGFFESKQSSCVKTQLTQQFIELVYRHDCDRLFQLQNIDIKIVADSLVGSFERLILTNLLEQKSKPCELARNLVHVFFLLRETHKSGM; encoded by the coding sequence ATGGCAAGAGGTAGGAAGATTAATTCGAATGGAGAAAGAAGTAAACAATTATTACTTGAAAAAGCTGTGGAGCTTTTCTCTGAAAGGGGATATTATGCTACAAAAATAAGCGATATAGTGAAAGCGGCAGATGTAACTCAGCCTACATTTTATTTATATTTTAAAAGTAAAGAATCGCTCTATAATGATTTGAATATAAAATTCCAACAAGGATTTAATGAAATCATGTCCAATCAAAATGAAGAAGTGGAAAAAGGGATAGAGGGCTTTATTCAAATGTTGGAGCAAAAGCTATATTTGTTGTTCCTTTATATAATTGAGAATCCGAAACTAACGAAAATTGGCTTTTTTGAATCTAAACAATCATCATGCGTTAAAACACAATTAACACAGCAATTTATTGAACTAGTTTATCGTCATGATTGTGATCGTCTATTTCAATTACAAAATATAGATATAAAAATAGTAGCAGATAGTTTAGTTGGCTCATTTGAACGTTTAATATTAACAAATTTACTAGAACAAAAAAGCAAGCCGTGTGAACTTGCACGCAATTTAGTGCATGTATTTTTTCTCCTAAGAGAAACGCATAAGTCGGGAATGTAG
- the murJ gene encoding murein biosynthesis integral membrane protein MurJ — translation MNKFIKVVGAVAIINIVARVFGFLREMIIGYQYGSTHIADSIFTAYTIPNFLYLVVGGAFTTAVISIYNRETTDRALFVKQSFTIVLLTVSIMTVILLAFTNPIMDIFNQDKNTEDYTQSDLDLLKHLYFWMMPSSILLVLSSWYSGLLNVNEKFHLSSFAILIYNAIFLVIAVGLSLWIGPIGYGISALASAVIMVYFLIVGYRKLDSHKVGFSFEHNMSSKQLWIMVLPIMLGGATIQLYALLQRVFAGMLSEGAVAAVNYSSKLMQFPQAILITAVTTVIYPILSQKEANNDLASIKSLYSKGLHYLLLLLIPVTIYSYFYSENLIQVIFQYGKFDADSTAITAPVLAIFVLSMYFLAANTYITRFYYAKGDSMAPVIFSLINVFGVNIAVIMLMVDNYGAEAIAWGTLISSITNFIMLVAYAIPKYDLKMGIFSKELHFFRAMPPMIIITIVMYFSSHYLVFEYKWLTFIVGLAIFIAVFVGSYLVFGINEVKEYYDKLKKKLLKQ, via the coding sequence ATGAATAAATTTATAAAAGTTGTAGGAGCCGTAGCGATTATTAATATCGTTGCCCGTGTCTTCGGCTTCTTACGTGAAATGATTATCGGTTACCAATATGGTAGTACACATATTGCAGATAGCATCTTCACTGCTTATACCATTCCGAATTTTTTATATTTAGTAGTAGGTGGGGCTTTTACAACGGCCGTTATCTCGATTTATAATCGGGAAACGACAGACCGAGCATTATTTGTAAAACAGTCCTTTACGATTGTATTGTTAACAGTTTCCATTATGACTGTCATCTTATTAGCTTTTACAAACCCAATTATGGACATATTTAACCAAGATAAAAATACGGAAGATTATACCCAAAGTGATTTAGACTTATTGAAACATCTTTACTTTTGGATGATGCCGTCATCTATATTACTTGTGTTATCTTCTTGGTATAGCGGCTTACTGAATGTGAATGAAAAATTTCACTTATCAAGCTTTGCCATTTTAATTTACAATGCCATTTTCTTAGTAATTGCTGTTGGCTTATCTCTCTGGATCGGCCCAATTGGGTACGGTATTAGTGCTTTAGCCAGTGCGGTTATTATGGTTTATTTCTTAATAGTTGGTTATCGTAAATTAGATTCCCATAAAGTTGGGTTTTCTTTTGAACACAATATGTCCTCAAAGCAACTTTGGATAATGGTTTTACCAATTATGCTTGGAGGAGCGACAATTCAACTTTATGCCTTATTACAGCGTGTATTTGCTGGAATGCTTTCAGAAGGGGCAGTTGCAGCTGTGAACTATTCTTCTAAGCTAATGCAATTCCCGCAAGCGATTTTAATTACAGCTGTGACAACGGTCATTTATCCAATTCTGAGCCAAAAAGAAGCTAACAATGATCTTGCTTCTATTAAGAGCCTGTATTCAAAAGGTTTACATTATCTATTGTTGCTACTTATACCAGTAACAATATATTCTTACTTCTACTCAGAAAACCTTATACAAGTTATATTCCAATATGGTAAATTCGATGCTGATTCGACTGCCATTACAGCACCTGTCTTAGCAATATTCGTATTATCCATGTATTTCTTAGCTGCGAATACGTACATTACACGCTTTTACTATGCAAAAGGCGACTCGATGGCACCTGTTATTTTTAGCTTAATTAATGTCTTTGGTGTCAATATTGCGGTTATTATGCTGATGGTGGATAATTACGGTGCTGAAGCAATTGCTTGGGGTACATTAATTAGTTCTATTACAAACTTTATTATGCTAGTCGCTTATGCAATACCGAAGTATGACTTGAAAATGGGCATCTTCAGCAAAGAGTTACATTTTTTCAGAGCGATGCCGCCAATGATTATCATTACGATTGTCATGTATTTCTCAAGCCATTATTTAGTGTTTGAATACAAGTGGTTAACATTCATTGTAGGTCTAGCTATTTTTATCGCTGTCTTTGTTGGATCATACTTAGTATTTGGCATTAATGAAGTAAAAGAATATTATGATAAGCTGAAAAAGAAGCTGTTAAAACAATAA
- a CDS encoding glycosyltransferase, whose product MKKILVISNMYPTSDHLSFGIFVKNQVTALEKAGLDVEIAVNTNPATGKKNTIVKYAKWGFSTLLKGLKNRKSIDITHAHYVFPSGMLSLLLKKMFGIPYIVTAHGGDIERMAKKSARIRNWTASILRESEHVIAVGPVLAQQIEQDFDIAPDKISVVSMGVNREVFSQGRQAEARQQLQLAKEPFVFLFVGNVIKQKGVEELLQAFQMLKTKVERPIELVIVGSRRDEGFFQSLQPFFSEDVKFIDPLKQQELVKWFQASDVFVLPSHLEGFGLVALEALATDTPVIASKVGGLVSLLGEGAGHLVEPEDAIALSEEMLRAVNTPKEQYMNREAVEEVLDVHDEKNITARCIAIYKSAIKGGDDL is encoded by the coding sequence ATGAAAAAAATACTCGTCATTAGTAATATGTATCCAACATCTGATCATTTATCATTCGGTATTTTTGTAAAAAATCAAGTTACAGCTCTTGAAAAAGCTGGACTAGACGTTGAAATAGCAGTGAATACAAACCCAGCTACAGGCAAGAAAAACACCATTGTAAAATATGCTAAATGGGGATTTTCTACATTATTGAAGGGGTTAAAAAATCGAAAATCAATCGATATTACACATGCGCACTATGTGTTTCCTTCAGGGATGTTATCGCTACTTTTAAAGAAAATGTTTGGTATACCGTACATTGTTACTGCTCATGGTGGAGACATTGAACGTATGGCAAAGAAAAGTGCGAGAATTCGCAACTGGACAGCGAGTATTTTACGTGAAAGTGAGCATGTCATTGCAGTAGGTCCTGTGTTAGCACAACAAATTGAGCAAGACTTTGATATAGCTCCCGACAAAATCTCAGTAGTTAGCATGGGCGTGAATCGTGAAGTATTTTCACAAGGTAGACAAGCAGAAGCACGACAACAATTGCAATTAGCCAAAGAGCCTTTTGTTTTTCTATTCGTAGGAAATGTTATTAAACAAAAGGGTGTTGAAGAGCTACTGCAAGCATTCCAAATGTTAAAGACGAAAGTGGAGCGTCCTATAGAGCTAGTTATTGTAGGCTCTAGAAGAGATGAGGGATTTTTCCAATCTTTGCAACCATTCTTCAGTGAAGACGTCAAATTTATAGACCCACTAAAACAACAGGAACTTGTAAAGTGGTTCCAGGCAAGCGATGTCTTCGTATTACCATCACATTTAGAAGGATTCGGACTTGTAGCATTAGAGGCATTAGCGACAGACACACCTGTCATCGCTTCTAAAGTTGGTGGCCTCGTATCACTACTTGGTGAAGGTGCAGGGCATTTAGTGGAGCCTGAAGACGCAATCGCTTTATCTGAGGAGATGCTGCGTGCCGTGAACACGCCGAAAGAACAATATATGAATCGTGAAGCGGTCGAAGAAGTATTAGACGTTCACGATGAAAAAAATATAACTGCAAGATGTATTGCCATTTATAAGTCGGCCATTAAAGGTGGGGATGACTTATGA
- a CDS encoding polysaccharide pyruvyl transferase family protein, giving the protein MKIGIVGNYGNDNNGDESILYGILQQVKQTFSVTSDDITVFSNNTKQTSERYGVHSYPLYHKKGNLYKTFIHTYKNNKQYVSNFDLLIIGGGGILMDFYKREAHLYGTYAMMAKQNNIPYIIYGCGAGPLDTFSGKISIRFMCRYAANISVRDPQSKKLLQSIGVKKPIEVIGDPAFTLKGDRKDYAEKPRKIGVSAVPYYNANYWPEGNVAKYDAYVTGMAKNLDKVISEQNAHITFFATKFPQDVTVTQDIQKKMQHRAQTEIIEGNLVPERLLEVTGEQDIIIGTRLHSLILATNSETPIIAVSYHTKVQDFMSFVGASDRCLQMQDIEDDENALSKLVGKLSSNWEQSIAETKQIATHIHKEAMYGQELMKKAVTRL; this is encoded by the coding sequence ATGAAAATAGGCATTGTGGGGAATTACGGCAATGATAATAATGGTGATGAATCAATATTATACGGCATTCTTCAACAAGTAAAACAAACATTTTCGGTAACGAGTGACGACATTACCGTTTTTAGCAATAACACAAAACAAACATCCGAGCGTTATGGGGTACATAGCTATCCGTTGTATCATAAAAAGGGCAATCTATATAAAACGTTTATCCATACGTATAAAAATAACAAACAATATGTATCGAACTTTGACCTCCTCATCATTGGTGGTGGTGGTATTTTAATGGATTTTTATAAACGTGAAGCCCATCTTTATGGAACATACGCAATGATGGCAAAACAAAATAATATTCCCTACATTATTTACGGATGTGGCGCAGGACCACTAGATACATTTTCAGGTAAAATTAGTATCCGATTCATGTGCCGTTATGCAGCAAATATCTCTGTGCGTGATCCGCAGTCTAAAAAGTTATTACAAAGTATCGGGGTCAAAAAACCGATAGAAGTGATTGGTGATCCTGCGTTTACATTAAAAGGCGATCGCAAAGATTATGCTGAAAAGCCAAGAAAAATTGGTGTATCTGCCGTTCCGTATTATAATGCAAACTATTGGCCAGAAGGTAATGTAGCAAAATATGATGCATATGTAACAGGTATGGCGAAAAACTTAGATAAAGTCATTTCGGAGCAAAATGCTCACATCACATTTTTTGCAACGAAATTTCCTCAAGATGTAACCGTGACACAAGATATTCAGAAGAAAATGCAGCATCGTGCACAGACAGAAATAATTGAGGGCAATCTTGTGCCTGAGCGTTTACTAGAAGTTACGGGCGAACAAGATATAATAATTGGTACGCGTTTACATTCGCTTATTTTGGCGACCAATTCAGAGACTCCCATTATTGCTGTATCCTATCATACAAAAGTGCAAGATTTTATGTCCTTTGTTGGTGCATCAGATCGTTGCTTACAGATGCAGGATATAGAAGATGATGAGAATGCTCTTTCTAAATTAGTTGGTAAACTAAGTAGCAATTGGGAACAGTCAATTGCAGAGACGAAACAAATTGCTACACATATTCATAAAGAGGCCATGTATGGTCAGGAATTAATGAAAAAGGCAGTGACACGTCTATGA
- a CDS encoding S-layer homology domain-containing protein, which produces MKKIAKILLILVVMMSIVVSPLNAYAFQTVKKDYPLSKGVQYKQYTYSNTYTNSINHLSINVGDPTTEVQLGMPAAVNGKESTVANANRLSREGNRVVGAINASFYNMSEGYPLFLLAKNNVILNGGTVSSGSDQYMNVPTAFGMTSDGRGVIDYFDFDVTLSHNGTNYEMSGLNRTRNIYEAIIYTPQFYSKTTDTNEYGFEIVVDTGSPITENTFGQTLTGKVTQIKPYGSKEKLTIPSTGFVVSLQGGEWHNKLSQVAVGDEMSVNFSIDQLWQNAQFILASGPYLVKDGKPYIMMSTSSSRAKEVAPRTVVATSNNGQTVHFITVDGRQTHSKGMNMVQLANYLVALGVDRAINLDGGGSTTMGIRNYGSNNVVLANLPSNSGNTQRLVSATLQAVSTAPTGKATHIKFTNSTNYATLLVGASSSVAVQYVLDDNYTTLPLDGHLSLASQNQTLQINGLNYTATQAGDDRIYIGYDGAAVQSYQVKVVDAPTTMAVAPSSKTVGAGESVNFTIDAKDDAGKPIVYNPSQVKWSVEGNIGTITSTGKFTAQNPGATGKVIATLGTKNVAATVSVAKPALFKDIPNNYVYYKEIEYLTTHNIITGQADGTFRPNDKLTRAHAAVIISRALNLDTKNVKNPSFKDIQANHIYYKEIAAVVEAGIMSGRENNTFDPNATLTRAQMAKIVAIAYNLKGTSSIAFKDVPKDHWAYTYVQQLAANNITTGYDGNIYKPNEAISRAHFGLFLYRTINK; this is translated from the coding sequence ATGAAAAAAATAGCAAAAATTTTACTGATTTTAGTTGTAATGATGTCGATCGTTGTTAGTCCGCTAAATGCCTATGCATTTCAAACAGTAAAGAAGGATTACCCGCTTTCAAAAGGTGTACAGTATAAACAATATACATACAGTAATACCTATACAAACTCTATTAATCATTTATCGATTAATGTTGGAGATCCGACGACAGAAGTACAATTAGGGATGCCCGCAGCAGTCAATGGAAAAGAATCGACAGTAGCAAATGCGAATCGTCTTTCTCGTGAGGGAAATCGAGTAGTTGGTGCTATTAATGCAAGTTTTTATAATATGTCAGAAGGTTACCCATTATTTTTACTAGCTAAAAATAATGTTATTTTGAACGGTGGAACAGTTTCAAGCGGTTCCGACCAATATATGAATGTTCCGACGGCTTTTGGAATGACATCTGATGGTCGCGGTGTTATTGATTATTTTGATTTTGACGTGACACTATCCCATAACGGAACGAATTACGAGATGTCAGGCTTAAATCGTACACGTAATATATATGAAGCTATTATTTACACACCACAGTTTTATAGCAAAACAACAGATACTAATGAATACGGCTTTGAAATAGTGGTAGACACTGGTTCACCGATTACAGAAAATACATTTGGACAAACGTTAACTGGTAAAGTAACACAAATTAAGCCTTATGGATCGAAAGAAAAATTAACGATTCCATCTACTGGCTTTGTTGTATCTTTACAGGGCGGTGAATGGCACAATAAGTTAAGCCAAGTAGCTGTTGGCGATGAAATGAGTGTTAATTTTTCAATTGATCAGCTTTGGCAAAATGCACAATTTATATTGGCGAGCGGTCCTTACTTAGTAAAGGATGGTAAACCTTATATTATGATGAGCACTTCAAGCTCACGTGCAAAAGAAGTTGCACCACGTACAGTAGTAGCTACAAGTAATAATGGACAAACAGTGCACTTTATTACAGTAGACGGGCGTCAAACCCATAGTAAGGGCATGAATATGGTGCAACTTGCGAATTATTTAGTAGCACTTGGTGTCGACAGAGCCATTAACTTAGATGGCGGTGGCTCAACAACAATGGGTATTCGAAACTACGGCAGTAATAATGTGGTCTTAGCGAATTTGCCATCCAATTCAGGTAATACGCAACGTCTTGTATCTGCCACACTACAAGCAGTAAGTACAGCGCCAACTGGCAAGGCAACACATATCAAATTTACGAATAGTACAAACTACGCAACACTTTTAGTAGGTGCTTCATCAAGTGTAGCTGTTCAATATGTTTTAGATGATAACTATACGACACTACCTCTAGATGGTCATTTATCGTTAGCATCTCAAAACCAAACGTTACAGATTAATGGCTTGAACTATACAGCAACACAAGCTGGGGATGACCGAATCTATATCGGCTATGACGGCGCTGCTGTGCAATCATATCAAGTTAAAGTAGTAGATGCCCCTACAACAATGGCTGTTGCACCAAGCTCTAAAACGGTAGGTGCAGGCGAATCTGTTAACTTTACGATTGATGCAAAAGATGACGCAGGTAAGCCTATTGTTTATAATCCTTCTCAAGTGAAATGGTCTGTAGAAGGTAACATCGGTACAATTACAAGCACTGGTAAGTTTACAGCGCAAAATCCAGGGGCGACTGGTAAGGTAATCGCTACTTTAGGAACGAAAAATGTAGCTGCTACAGTTTCTGTAGCGAAACCAGCGTTGTTTAAGGACATTCCGAATAATTATGTCTACTATAAAGAGATTGAATATTTAACGACGCACAATATCATTACAGGTCAGGCTGATGGTACATTTAGACCGAATGACAAGCTAACTCGTGCACATGCAGCAGTCATTATTAGCCGTGCATTAAATTTAGATACAAAAAATGTGAAAAATCCAAGCTTCAAAGATATTCAGGCAAATCACATTTACTATAAAGAAATTGCAGCTGTTGTAGAAGCAGGGATTATGAGTGGTCGTGAAAATAATACTTTTGACCCGAATGCAACATTGACACGAGCGCAGATGGCGAAAATTGTGGCAATTGCCTATAATTTAAAAGGAACAAGTAGTATTGCATTTAAGGATGTTCCAAAAGATCATTGGGCTTACACATATGTACAACAACTAGCAGCAAACAACATTACGACTGGCTATGACGGTAACATTTATAAACCGAACGAAGCGATCAGTCGAGCACATTTTGGTCTGTTCCTTTACAGAACGATTAATAAATAA